The following coding sequences are from one Pigmentibacter sp. JX0631 window:
- a CDS encoding NADP-dependent malic enzyme, giving the protein MGLREDALHYHSKGRKGKIETGITKECKTQRDITLAYSPGVAEPCKEIAKDPSLVYEYTAKGNLVAVVTNGTAILGLGAIGPLAGKPVMEGKAVLFKMFADIDCYDIELNAKTPEEIISACRMLEPTFGGINLEDIKAPECFEVEEKLREELDIPVFHDDQHGTAIVSGAALLNACEITGRKISEIKCVVNGAGAAAISCAQMYLNLGLKRENLILCDSKGVVYKGRIEGMNKYKQRFENDTTKRTLAEALEGADFFCGLSVAGAVTQEMVKTMAANPIIFAMANPDPEISPKDIKEIRNDAIIATGRSDYPNQVNNVLGYPYIFRGAMDVLSRRINEEMKMAAVHAIAALAKEDIPESVTKSYQNSGNMEFGREYLIPKPFDPRLLLKVAPAVAKAAMETKVARKNIDLEHYVDQLESRLGVLQSVTRKIKRSVVVKNRNSGKKMRVVLPEGSSPKILKAAEIVKSEGICEPILLGNVDKIKKLIVEAKLDKQLANVEIIDPIESEQSQKYASLLLEKRARKGVTRMGAYELIAGDHHYFASMMVEAGDADAFCSGVHHNYGDTLRPALQIIGTKADKILAGIYLLLWKDRSIFVADTTVNITSTAEQLAQIAIQTYDLAKIHLTEQPRVAMLSFSNFGSTKHPEAEKVCKATGIVKKLRPDIEIDGEMQADFALSSELLERSYGFSTLKGPANVLIFPDLTSGNIAYKLLGNLGGATSIGPILTGMKKPVNVLARNSDIEEIVNLITFTVHSAQNGI; this is encoded by the coding sequence ATGGGTTTAAGAGAAGACGCTTTGCACTATCATAGCAAAGGGCGTAAAGGCAAAATTGAGACAGGAATTACAAAAGAATGTAAAACACAACGTGACATTACTTTAGCGTATTCGCCTGGGGTAGCAGAGCCTTGTAAAGAAATCGCAAAAGATCCTTCTTTAGTTTATGAATATACTGCAAAAGGGAATCTTGTTGCAGTTGTAACAAACGGAACAGCAATACTAGGGCTGGGTGCAATTGGGCCTTTAGCAGGAAAGCCTGTGATGGAAGGAAAGGCTGTTCTTTTTAAAATGTTTGCAGATATTGATTGTTACGATATTGAGTTAAATGCTAAAACTCCAGAAGAAATAATTTCAGCTTGTCGAATGTTAGAGCCGACATTCGGAGGGATTAATTTAGAGGATATAAAAGCTCCAGAATGTTTTGAAGTTGAAGAAAAACTTAGAGAAGAATTGGATATTCCTGTGTTTCATGATGATCAACATGGAACAGCAATTGTGAGTGGAGCAGCATTATTAAATGCTTGTGAAATAACTGGAAGAAAAATATCTGAAATAAAATGCGTTGTTAATGGAGCAGGTGCTGCTGCTATTTCTTGTGCACAAATGTATTTAAATTTAGGTTTAAAACGAGAAAATTTAATTTTATGTGATTCTAAAGGAGTTGTTTATAAAGGCCGGATTGAAGGCATGAATAAATATAAACAACGCTTTGAAAATGATACTACAAAAAGAACACTTGCTGAAGCTTTGGAAGGAGCAGACTTTTTTTGTGGATTAAGTGTTGCAGGAGCTGTTACTCAAGAAATGGTAAAAACTATGGCAGCAAACCCCATTATTTTTGCTATGGCAAATCCTGATCCAGAAATTTCTCCTAAAGATATAAAGGAAATTAGAAACGATGCAATAATTGCTACTGGGCGCTCTGATTATCCAAATCAGGTAAATAATGTGCTTGGTTATCCATATATTTTTCGTGGTGCGATGGATGTCCTATCAAGAAGAATAAATGAAGAAATGAAGATGGCGGCAGTGCATGCAATAGCAGCCCTTGCGAAAGAAGATATTCCAGAAAGTGTAACAAAATCTTATCAAAATTCAGGAAATATGGAATTTGGGAGAGAATATTTAATTCCCAAACCATTTGATCCAAGATTGTTATTAAAAGTTGCTCCTGCTGTAGCCAAAGCAGCAATGGAAACTAAAGTAGCTAGAAAAAATATTGATTTAGAACACTATGTGGATCAATTAGAATCACGTTTAGGAGTTCTTCAATCAGTAACAAGAAAAATTAAAAGAAGTGTTGTAGTAAAAAATAGAAATTCTGGAAAAAAAATGCGAGTTGTTTTGCCAGAAGGATCGAGTCCAAAAATTCTAAAGGCAGCAGAAATTGTTAAATCTGAAGGAATTTGTGAACCAATTCTATTAGGTAACGTTGATAAAATTAAAAAGTTAATCGTAGAAGCAAAATTAGATAAACAACTTGCTAATGTTGAAATCATTGACCCTATAGAAAGTGAGCAATCACAAAAATATGCTTCTTTGTTACTTGAAAAAAGAGCGAGAAAAGGCGTAACAAGAATGGGTGCTTATGAATTGATTGCCGGAGATCATCATTATTTTGCTTCCATGATGGTTGAAGCTGGAGATGCCGATGCTTTTTGTTCAGGAGTTCATCATAATTATGGAGACACTCTTCGCCCTGCATTGCAAATTATTGGCACAAAAGCAGATAAAATATTAGCTGGTATCTATCTGTTACTTTGGAAAGATAGAAGCATTTTTGTTGCGGATACAACTGTAAACATAACTTCAACTGCAGAACAGCTTGCGCAAATTGCTATTCAAACTTATGATTTAGCAAAAATACATTTAACAGAACAACCAAGAGTAGCTATGCTAAGTTTCAGTAATTTTGGAAGTACAAAACATCCAGAAGCCGAAAAAGTTTGTAAAGCTACCGGAATTGTAAAGAAATTAAGACCAGATATTGAAATTGATGGTGAAATGCAAGCTGACTTTGCTTTGTCTTCTGAATTATTAGAGCGTTCCTATGGTTTTTCTACTTTAAAAGGACCCGCAAATGTGCTTATTTTTCCTGATTTAACATCCGGAAACATAGCTTATAAATTACTTGGTAATTTAGGTGGTGCAACTTCAATCGGACCAATATTAACAGGTATGAAAAAACCAGTAAATGTTTTGGCTAGGAACTCTGATATTGAAGAAATTGTTAATTTAATTACTTTTACTGTACACAGTGCACAAAATGGAATTTAG
- the pepQ gene encoding Xaa-Pro dipeptidase: MLDLESLFKEHLKIRMATTDKALAALNYKSLILGAGEPFGYFADDTYAPFKTNPHFAHWCPAVGPHHVIKYEPGKKPLLIYYSPDDFWHYHAPLGNPFWASCFEIIEVGNKEKIWELLGDTSFSVFLGNETKYAIVKNIKINCELLEARLNWYRRFKSDYEIECLSQANRLGAKAHFAAKEAFFNGDSEYQIHNKYLQAIECVDTDLPYTGIVALDKNSAILHYHGREKRRNGNVLLIDSGASFNNYGSDITRTYANKNCHPAFTELLKQTEDLQQDLCKKVKKGLYFPSLHETCHKEVAKILENIGLISIKGDYDTALNEGLTKVFLPHGLGHKLGIQVHDIGGKQLDEQGNPAPINPPNVLYRSLRFVGTLENNVVVTIEPGIYFIQTLLNQYKEKNKYSENINWALVEKLIPYGGIRIEDDVVPLENSQRNLTREFLP, from the coding sequence ATGCTGGATTTAGAATCTTTATTTAAAGAACATTTAAAAATTAGAATGGCTACAACAGATAAAGCATTAGCTGCACTTAACTACAAAAGTTTAATTCTTGGAGCAGGTGAGCCATTCGGTTATTTTGCCGATGACACCTATGCACCATTTAAAACCAATCCACATTTTGCGCATTGGTGTCCAGCAGTTGGCCCTCACCATGTAATCAAATATGAACCTGGCAAAAAACCTTTACTTATTTACTATTCTCCAGATGATTTTTGGCACTATCACGCCCCTTTAGGAAATCCATTTTGGGCTTCATGCTTTGAGATTATAGAAGTTGGAAACAAAGAAAAAATATGGGAGTTATTAGGGGACACTTCCTTTTCGGTTTTCTTAGGAAATGAAACTAAGTATGCAATTGTAAAAAATATAAAAATAAATTGTGAGCTATTAGAGGCTCGCTTAAATTGGTATCGTAGATTTAAGTCAGACTATGAAATAGAATGTTTATCACAAGCAAATAGACTTGGAGCGAAAGCCCATTTTGCAGCAAAAGAAGCTTTTTTTAATGGTGATTCAGAATATCAAATTCATAATAAATACTTACAGGCTATTGAATGTGTCGATACCGATTTACCATATACAGGCATTGTTGCACTTGATAAAAATTCGGCCATCCTTCACTATCATGGCAGGGAAAAAAGAAGAAATGGAAACGTTTTATTAATTGATTCAGGTGCCTCTTTTAATAATTATGGATCAGATATTACTAGAACATATGCAAATAAAAATTGCCATCCTGCATTTACAGAACTTTTGAAACAAACAGAAGACTTGCAACAAGATTTATGTAAAAAAGTTAAAAAAGGTTTATATTTCCCCTCTCTCCATGAAACATGTCATAAGGAAGTGGCAAAAATTTTAGAAAACATAGGTCTTATTTCAATCAAAGGAGACTATGATACCGCATTAAATGAAGGACTGACAAAAGTATTTTTACCGCACGGTCTTGGTCATAAGTTGGGAATTCAAGTACATGATATTGGAGGAAAGCAATTAGATGAACAGGGTAATCCTGCACCAATAAATCCACCTAATGTACTTTATAGATCTTTACGCTTTGTTGGTACTTTAGAAAACAATGTCGTCGTTACCATCGAACCTGGAATTTATTTTATTCAAACTTTGCTTAATCAATATAAAGAAAAAAATAAATATTCAGAAAATATAAATTGGGCGCTTGTTGAAAAATTAATACCTTATGGCGGAATTAGAATTGAAGATGATGTTGTTCCTTTAGAAAATTCGCAAAGAAATTTAACAAGAGAATTTTTACCTTAA
- a CDS encoding DMT family transporter, producing the protein MFQSERFRAEIALVLLTIIWGLTFPVTRIVVAEMDSFALVFFRSLLASLVLLPFVFLKKEDRKACLKFLPLGAILGFLVYLSYLFQSFGLETITSARSAFLTNLTIIFVPLMSPIFQRQYPNFKDYISMTFAFVGMILLTSPFDGSGIGTGDIWTILCAVTFSMHIHTLQKIVKKNGKGKIFAFLEIMIMCIFAATFIPINYHKNMHILPSSMEAFAALFYLGAISMVGTTLLQANYQCKTTPERASLIYILEPLFAILFGYMLLKESMTTKALFGGFLIIFAVIWVYFLQIGKKLIKNN; encoded by the coding sequence ATGTTTCAATCAGAAAGATTTAGAGCAGAAATTGCTCTAGTGTTATTGACAATAATTTGGGGATTAACATTTCCGGTAACTCGTATTGTTGTAGCAGAAATGGATTCTTTTGCATTGGTATTTTTTCGTTCTTTATTAGCTTCATTAGTTTTATTACCGTTTGTATTTTTAAAAAAAGAAGATAGAAAAGCCTGTTTAAAATTTCTTCCTCTTGGAGCAATTTTAGGTTTTTTAGTTTATTTATCTTATTTATTTCAATCTTTTGGACTGGAAACAATTACTTCAGCAAGAAGTGCTTTTTTAACAAATTTAACAATTATTTTTGTCCCTTTAATGTCCCCTATTTTTCAAAGACAGTATCCTAATTTCAAAGATTATATTTCTATGACATTTGCATTTGTAGGAATGATATTACTGACTAGTCCTTTTGATGGTAGTGGCATAGGTACTGGAGATATTTGGACTATTTTGTGCGCTGTAACCTTTTCTATGCATATTCATACGTTACAAAAAATTGTGAAAAAAAATGGTAAAGGCAAAATATTTGCGTTTCTTGAAATTATGATTATGTGTATTTTTGCAGCTACTTTCATTCCAATTAATTATCATAAAAACATGCATATTCTTCCTTCAAGTATGGAAGCTTTTGCTGCATTATTTTATTTAGGTGCTATTTCTATGGTTGGTACAACTTTGCTACAAGCAAACTATCAATGCAAAACAACTCCAGAAAGAGCATCGCTAATTTATATTTTGGAACCTTTATTTGCAATTTTATTTGGTTATATGCTACTGAAAGAAAGTATGACGACAAAAGCTTTGTTTGGTGGCTTTTTAATTATCTTTGCAGTAATATGGGTTTACTTTTTACAAATAGGGAAAAAATTAATTAAAAATAATTAA